From a region of the Gammaproteobacteria bacterium genome:
- a CDS encoding NAD(P)H-dependent oxidoreductase, with the protein MKILAFAASNNKKSINRKLASYTADLHPTAQVEVIDIDDYEMPIFSDEREAELGQPELAKLFFSKIGAADAIIISFAEHNGTFTAAYKNLFDWTSRINQKVFQDKPALFLSTSPGPSGAASVLAAATNSAQYFAANLKASISIPSFYENFDSETNLLTNGELKDQLQQAVKLLG; encoded by the coding sequence ATGAAAATTCTTGCATTTGCTGCCAGTAATAATAAAAAGTCCATTAACCGTAAACTCGCATCTTATACCGCTGATTTACACCCGACTGCTCAGGTTGAGGTCATTGATATTGATGATTATGAGATGCCAATTTTCAGCGATGAACGCGAAGCAGAGTTGGGACAACCGGAATTAGCAAAGTTATTTTTTAGTAAAATTGGTGCCGCTGATGCCATTATTATCTCGTTCGCGGAGCATAATGGCACATTCACTGCTGCTTATAAAAATTTGTTCGATTGGACATCACGGATTAATCAAAAAGTATTTCAAGATAAGCCGGCATTGTTTTTATCAACTTCACCTGGTCCTAGCGGTGCTGCTAGTGTGCTTGCCGCGGCTACAAATTCTGCGCAGTATTTTGCAGCCAACCTTAAAGCGAGTATTTCTATTCCAAGCTTTTATGAAAATTTTGATAGTGAGACTAATCTATTAACTAACGGTGAGCTAAAAGACCAATTGCAGCAAGCAGTTAAGTTACTGGGCTGA
- a CDS encoding transposase produces MTRARHSQIDLTATSFYHVINRCVRRSYLCGDDDVSGKNFDHRRQWLVDRFTSLSDVFSINIAAYAVMSNHYHLVLQVDKVVADTWSMDEVIDRWYRLFNGHLLVDRYLSENEISPAHFDAVEKLVELWRARLYDISWYMKCLNEHIARQANKEDKCTGRFWEGRFKSQALLDDIALLSCMAYVDLNPIRAGIAPNLSESNFTSIQKRIAQYKSHQKHHANNNPDISGAEQPNTLLPFASTDNTKAIPFSYRDYFELVEWSGRHVDPNKSSYINGDEPKILTTLGIDEEDFITAVKHFRRQYGSFAGTNEHLRDFAHTHGKSWCKHPS; encoded by the coding sequence ATGACCCGCGCAAGACATTCTCAAATCGATTTAACTGCAACCAGTTTTTATCACGTTATCAACCGTTGTGTTCGTCGTAGTTATTTATGCGGTGATGATGACGTTAGCGGTAAAAACTTTGACCACCGCAGGCAGTGGTTAGTCGATAGATTCACCTCATTGTCTGATGTTTTTTCAATTAACATTGCTGCTTATGCGGTCATGAGCAATCATTATCACCTAGTGCTTCAGGTCGATAAGGTGGTAGCTGATACATGGTCAATGGATGAAGTCATTGACCGCTGGTACCGCTTGTTTAATGGTCACTTATTAGTCGACCGTTACCTAAGCGAAAACGAAATAAGCCCGGCTCATTTTGACGCAGTAGAAAAGTTAGTTGAACTATGGCGTGCAAGACTTTACGACATATCGTGGTACATGAAGTGCCTAAATGAACACATTGCTCGACAAGCAAATAAAGAAGATAAGTGCACAGGACGCTTTTGGGAAGGCCGCTTTAAATCGCAAGCATTACTTGATGACATAGCACTGCTTAGCTGCATGGCCTATGTTGATTTAAATCCGATTAGAGCAGGTATTGCACCCAACTTATCTGAAAGTAATTTCACCTCAATTCAAAAACGTATTGCGCAATATAAATCTCACCAAAAACACCATGCCAATAACAACCCTGATATATCTGGAGCTGAGCAACCAAATACCTTACTGCCCTTCGCTAGTACGGATAACACCAAAGCCATTCCATTTAGCTATCGCGATTATTTTGAATTGGTTGAATGGAGTGGTCGTCATGTTGACCCTAATAAATCGAGTTATATCAATGGCGACGAACCTAAAATATTAACAACACTGGGTATCGATGAGGAGGATTTTATAACGGCAGTAAAACACTTTAGGCGGCAATATGGCAGCTTTGCTGGCACGAATGAGCATTTACGCGACTTTGCCCACACTCACGGTAAAAGTTGGTGTAAGCACCCTAGCTAA
- a CDS encoding ABC transporter permease subunit (The N-terminal region of this protein, as described by TIGR01726, is a three transmembrane segment that identifies a subfamily of ABC transporter permease subunits, which specificities that include histidine, arginine, glutamine, glutamate, L-cystine (sic), the opines (in Agrobacterium) octopine and nopaline, etc.): MKITSSSQQKNTGWSWHNPTLRGWVYQIFTIITVLFLVYYLGSNMIENLRLMGLPFGFDFLTSTASFDIGWTIIDYRPDMNYWRVYLVGMSNTLILSFLIIVFATVLGFLMGVVRLSKHPLVAILARAYIEIFRNIPLLIQIIFWFVVVFLELPKPKNSFTLGESVFLNNRGLYTPELLTNSPVLMVLLLTVAVWLLYWLLPSRLKPQQSQLKSPSEPEAKSLAVLATTGIKWLGYGLMLYVVFLIFSDDFSWQNPQRGRFNIEGGLFLPAAFCAALIAMTVYRSVTIAEMVRAGILSVDQGQKNAAQAIGFTRWQTLKLILIPQSARSIIPPLINAWLTIVKESSLAVAIGFPELVSLFMQTSLNQTGRAIEVVMMVMAFYVVTSLLISGLMNQLNKRMQIKER, encoded by the coding sequence ATGAAAATCACTTCTTCGTCACAACAAAAAAATACCGGTTGGTCATGGCATAACCCGACCTTGCGTGGTTGGGTTTATCAGATTTTTACCATTATTACTGTGTTGTTTTTAGTTTATTACCTTGGCAGTAACATGATTGAAAACCTGCGTTTAATGGGTTTACCTTTTGGTTTTGATTTTTTAACCAGCACGGCCAGTTTTGATATTGGCTGGACGATTATCGATTACCGCCCAGACATGAACTATTGGCGGGTTTATCTGGTTGGCATGAGCAATACGCTTATTTTATCTTTTTTAATTATCGTTTTTGCGACCGTTTTAGGTTTTTTGATGGGGGTAGTGCGGCTTTCAAAACATCCGTTAGTGGCAATTTTAGCCCGTGCTTATATTGAAATTTTCCGTAATATTCCATTGTTGATCCAAATTATCTTCTGGTTCGTGGTGGTGTTTCTTGAATTACCCAAACCTAAAAATAGTTTTACCTTGGGCGAGTCGGTGTTTCTTAATAATCGCGGTTTATATACCCCAGAGTTACTGACTAACTCCCCCGTGCTGATGGTTTTGTTGTTAACTGTCGCAGTATGGCTGCTGTATTGGCTGCTGCCGAGCCGATTAAAACCGCAACAATCACAACTAAAGTCACCGTCAGAACCAGAAGCTAAGTCACTGGCTGTGTTGGCCACAACTGGGATCAAATGGCTCGGCTATGGACTCATGCTGTACGTGGTGTTTTTAATTTTTAGCGATGATTTTTCTTGGCAAAATCCTCAACGAGGGCGCTTTAATATTGAGGGTGGACTGTTTTTACCTGCCGCTTTTTGCGCCGCGTTAATCGCGATGACAGTTTATCGCTCGGTTACTATCGCCGAAATGGTCAGGGCTGGGATTTTATCGGTTGATCAGGGCCAAAAAAATGCGGCTCAAGCGATAGGCTTTACTCGCTGGCAAACCTTAAAACTGATACTTATTCCGCAAAGTGCTCGCTCTATTATTCCGCCGCTGATAAATGCATGGCTAACCATCGTTAAGGAGTCGTCGCTGGCCGTCGCGATTGGCTTTCCTGAATTGGTCTCATTGTTTATGCAGACATCACTTAATCAAACCGGACGGGCAATCGAAGTGGTGATGATGGTAATGGCATTTTATGTGGTGACCAGCTTATTGATCTCTGGGCTAATGAATCAGCTCAATAAACGCATGCAGATTAAGGAGCGCTAA
- a CDS encoding type 1 glutamine amidotransferase domain-containing protein, which translates to MNKKILMVLTSHDQMGDSGTKTGFWVEEFAAPYYAFLDAGVEITLASPLGGQAPVDPTSELADFQTAATERFNNDETAQEKVATTAVLASVAASDFDAIFYPGGHGPLWDLTDNSDSIALIESFLSQDKAVATVCHSTAALLNVKQANGEFAIKGKAITGFSNTEEAAVGLTEIVPFLLEDELIKRGGDYQKVEDWAAFAVQDGLLISGQNPASSELAANKLLSHLNISV; encoded by the coding sequence ATGAACAAGAAAATATTGATGGTATTAACGTCACACGATCAAATGGGCGACAGCGGCACTAAGACTGGTTTTTGGGTTGAAGAATTTGCGGCGCCGTATTATGCATTTCTTGATGCTGGAGTTGAAATTACGCTAGCCTCACCATTAGGTGGTCAAGCGCCAGTTGATCCAACGAGCGAACTTGCTGACTTTCAAACTGCTGCAACTGAACGTTTCAACAACGACGAAACGGCACAAGAAAAAGTAGCAACCACTGCAGTATTAGCATCGGTTGCCGCTAGTGATTTTGACGCAATATTTTACCCAGGCGGCCATGGTCCATTATGGGATTTAACCGATAACAGTGACTCTATCGCATTGATTGAATCATTCTTGAGTCAAGATAAAGCGGTTGCAACGGTATGTCATTCAACGGCTGCTTTGTTAAATGTTAAACAAGCCAATGGTGAGTTTGCGATTAAAGGCAAGGCAATCACAGGTTTCTCAAATACTGAAGAAGCGGCAGTTGGCCTAACTGAAATAGTGCCATTTTTACTGGAAGACGAACTCATTAAGCGCGGCGGCGATTACCAAAAAGTTGAAGACTGGGCAGCCTTTGCTGTGCAAGACGGCTTGCTGATTTCAGGACAAAACCCTGCGAGCTCAGAGCTAGCGGCTAACAAGTTATTATCGCACCTAAATATTAGCGTATAA
- a CDS encoding amino acid ABC transporter ATP-binding protein yields MEPLEHPNQPETAISLSGINLWFENFHALKDIEFEVKTGEIVVVCGPSGSGKSTMVRCINHLEQYQQGQVEIFGRSLANKKVASQIIRQDVGMVFQHFHLFPHLSILQNCTLGLIHIKGMGQSQADHKAKILLERVGVADLADKYPGQISGGQKQRVAIARALVMDPKILLLDEPTSALDPEMIKEVLDVMVDLAESGMTMVCVTHEIGFARKVADTVVFMADGCIVETGPAQQVLGSPQWDRTQDFLAHVVANSPATQNKI; encoded by the coding sequence ATGGAGCCATTAGAGCACCCCAACCAACCAGAAACTGCTATTTCGTTAAGCGGGATTAATCTGTGGTTCGAAAATTTTCATGCCCTTAAAGACATTGAATTTGAAGTGAAGACCGGTGAAATTGTGGTTGTTTGTGGGCCATCGGGGTCTGGCAAGTCAACCATGGTTCGGTGCATTAATCACTTAGAGCAATATCAGCAAGGGCAGGTCGAAATATTTGGTCGCAGCCTTGCCAATAAAAAAGTCGCTAGTCAGATTATTCGGCAAGATGTTGGCATGGTGTTTCAACACTTTCATTTATTTCCTCACTTAAGCATTTTACAAAACTGCACCTTGGGTTTGATTCATATTAAGGGCATGGGGCAATCGCAAGCAGATCACAAAGCAAAAATCTTGCTTGAACGAGTTGGAGTCGCTGATTTAGCTGACAAGTATCCCGGCCAAATTTCTGGTGGTCAAAAACAGCGAGTCGCGATTGCACGCGCATTGGTGATGGATCCAAAAATATTGTTGCTCGACGAACCGACGTCAGCCCTTGATCCTGAAATGATCAAAGAAGTGCTCGACGTAATGGTTGATTTAGCCGAGTCAGGCATGACTATGGTGTGTGTCACGCATGAAATTGGTTTCGCCCGCAAGGTCGCCGATACCGTGGTATTTATGGCTGATGGTTGCATTGTTGAAACCGGACCTGCCCAGCAAGTATTGGGCTCGCCGCAATGGGATCGAACCCAAGACTTCTTGGCCCATGTGGTCGCCAATTCACCGGCAACACAGAACAAAATTTAA
- a CDS encoding amino acid ABC transporter permease: protein MTQSSKQTQLKIFVPITARPPPGVADTWLARLRQQYFSSALSAALTVATLFLFYLLISPLVDWAIIKAVWSAADRRECYSISPDGACWAGIVHWFNNIIYGRYPDLEQWRINLVFIALVAWAWPIFVSRFPHKTLVFLSLWFIFPFFASYLLLGGTHNIVAQIFFAVACAMVIIIVACLVWLLLGRGLNPSHSSLMRLRLPALGLSVLAFACQYYLVLAPVETTRWGGLFLTLVIASVAIMMALPIGILLALGRRSSLPVIKYLSITFIELVRSVPLITVLFMAVTMLPFFMPNSVELDKLAQVLVAVSLFSGAYMAENVRGGLQAIAQGQTEAAQSLGMNYWQTMLFIVLPQALRLMIPNIVTSFISTLKDTTLVSIIGLFDILLMAKNMALDKKWLDLHTEPLVLIATIFFVLCYGMSQYSLHLERKLQWSH, encoded by the coding sequence ATGACTCAATCTTCTAAGCAAACACAGTTAAAAATATTTGTGCCGATTACTGCAAGACCACCACCCGGCGTTGCAGATACTTGGTTGGCGCGATTACGCCAGCAATATTTCTCATCCGCTTTGTCTGCGGCATTAACCGTAGCGACGCTCTTTTTGTTTTATTTGTTAATCAGTCCTTTGGTTGACTGGGCAATTATCAAAGCTGTTTGGTCGGCAGCCGATCGCCGCGAGTGTTATTCGATCAGCCCTGACGGCGCGTGTTGGGCCGGCATAGTCCACTGGTTTAATAATATTATTTATGGCCGCTATCCCGATCTTGAGCAATGGCGGATAAACCTAGTATTTATTGCGTTGGTCGCGTGGGCTTGGCCGATATTTGTTAGTCGCTTTCCCCATAAAACGCTGGTTTTTCTAAGCCTGTGGTTTATTTTCCCCTTTTTTGCGAGTTACTTATTATTAGGGGGCACACACAATATAGTTGCTCAGATATTTTTTGCCGTGGCCTGTGCCATGGTCATTATTATTGTGGCTTGTCTGGTGTGGTTACTGCTTGGGCGCGGTTTAAACCCAAGCCACAGCAGTTTGATGCGACTTAGGCTGCCAGCGCTTGGGTTGAGCGTGCTGGCCTTTGCTTGCCAATATTATTTAGTGTTAGCTCCGGTCGAAACCACTCGTTGGGGCGGCTTATTTTTAACCTTAGTGATTGCTAGTGTGGCGATAATGATGGCGCTGCCGATTGGAATTTTACTGGCCTTAGGGCGGCGCTCATCACTGCCGGTGATTAAATATTTGTCGATCACATTTATTGAGCTGGTGCGTTCGGTGCCGTTAATTACCGTGTTATTTATGGCGGTCACTATGTTGCCATTTTTTATGCCTAACTCGGTTGAACTCGATAAATTAGCCCAAGTACTGGTGGCCGTTAGTTTATTTTCTGGCGCTTATATGGCCGAAAACGTTCGTGGTGGTTTACAGGCGATAGCACAAGGGCAAACCGAAGCGGCTCAATCATTAGGCATGAATTATTGGCAAACCATGTTGTTCATTGTGCTGCCGCAAGCATTACGCTTGATGATCCCCAATATCGTCACTTCCTTTATTAGCACGTTAAAAGATACCACCTTGGTTTCAATTATTGGTTTGTTTGATATTTTGCTGATGGCAAAAAACATGGCGTTAGATAAAAAGTGGTTAGATCTGCATACAGAGCCGCTGGTATTAATTGCGACAATATTTTTCGTGCTTTGTTATGGCATGAGCCAATACAGCCTGCATTTGGAAAGGAAATTACAATGGAGCCATTAG
- a CDS encoding efflux RND transporter permease subunit, whose translation MNITRLAITNNRTSFMLLFVMIFFGVSAYKQMPKDYDPGFIIRTAQVITYFPGASPERVEQLVTDRLEKVIQEIPELDFVASESRTGVSIISANIKESYKDMRPIWDNLRRKVDAVQNQLPSDAQPSIVNDDFGDVFGIVIGLTAEGFSYQEMKDVAEQAKDDLLRLSEAAKVDIFGVQDERIFIEYNNARLAELNLSPSQLRDQLTSRNIVIPGGSINILDEKIALEPTGNFESVDEIRKTVIQIPGSDQVLHLSDIAKVYRDYVDPATNIVNYNGERALTIAISMRLGGNNILLGQQVKTALEQLTAVYPIGVDFSLISFLPQEVEKKVDDFVSNLVQAIAIVTLVMLLSLGLRTGLIVASLIPASMIFGILIMSFFNISIDQISLAALIIALGMLVDNGIVMSESIMVQMGEGKPPIEAAVDSANELKIPLLTSSLTTAAAFLPIFLAESTTGEYTASLFKVVTITLLCSWLLSMTIVPMLCVYFMKPKLQQQRFTSKFYSGYHRLLSGLLKFRWTTLIATVVVFSVAVMGLKYVPKLFFPPSDRAYFKLDLELPVGTRIEATEKIAKQVEAYLREELLVNENREQGITDWVTYVGSGGPRFLLTHSPKPASAHYALLVINVTSDKVINGLIEKIDRYTFDTFPDLLVKARKIENGAPIPNPVEVRLSGANAQELFVIVDQIKQQLAEINGLKAINDNWGLPIKKLQVKINQTRARRAGVSSKDIAISLQTGLTGLELTQYREGDNVIPLVMRSSAADRQDIGKLEALAVYSQATGSSVSLKQVADIEVVWEPATILRRDRLKTVTIGAQIDNTITASEAFAKLTPWLDQQQQTWPFGYRYELGGEAESSGKANQSIADKLPIAVFIIVLLLVAQFNSIRKSIIVMATIPLGIIGVTVGLLAGQSFFGFMTLLGIISLAGIVINNAIVLLERIGIELELGQEAPALAIVTACQKRLRPILLTTATTVLGLVPLYLGGGEMWEPMALSIIGGLLFSTLLTLGVVPVLYALLFGIKNTNKSA comes from the coding sequence TTGAATATCACACGTTTGGCGATTACTAATAATCGCACCTCGTTTATGCTGCTCTTTGTGATGATTTTTTTTGGTGTATCGGCCTACAAGCAAATGCCCAAAGATTATGATCCGGGTTTTATTATTCGTACAGCGCAGGTTATTACCTATTTCCCCGGGGCTAGCCCAGAACGGGTTGAGCAGTTAGTTACCGATCGTTTAGAAAAAGTAATTCAGGAAATTCCTGAGCTGGACTTTGTTGCCAGTGAGTCACGTACTGGCGTATCAATAATTAGCGCTAACATCAAAGAAAGCTACAAAGATATGCGGCCGATTTGGGACAACTTGCGACGAAAAGTTGATGCAGTACAAAATCAATTACCCAGTGACGCCCAACCGTCGATTGTTAATGATGACTTTGGTGATGTCTTTGGCATTGTGATTGGCCTGACTGCTGAGGGTTTTTCATACCAAGAAATGAAAGATGTTGCCGAGCAGGCCAAAGATGATTTATTGCGTTTGAGTGAAGCGGCAAAGGTCGACATTTTTGGCGTTCAAGACGAGCGTATTTTTATTGAATATAACAATGCACGTTTGGCCGAATTAAATTTATCACCTTCGCAGTTACGCGATCAGTTAACCAGTCGCAATATTGTTATTCCCGGTGGTTCGATTAATATTTTAGATGAAAAAATTGCCCTTGAACCCACGGGAAATTTCGAGTCAGTTGACGAAATAAGAAAAACCGTTATTCAAATTCCCGGCAGTGATCAGGTTTTACATTTAAGTGATATTGCTAAGGTCTATCGCGACTACGTTGATCCTGCGACCAATATTGTTAATTACAATGGTGAACGTGCGTTAACTATTGCTATTTCAATGCGCTTAGGCGGCAATAATATTTTATTGGGGCAACAAGTAAAGACAGCGCTTGAGCAATTAACTGCGGTTTATCCAATAGGGGTCGACTTCTCGCTAATTTCCTTTTTGCCACAAGAAGTCGAGAAAAAGGTCGATGACTTTGTCAGCAATCTTGTACAAGCGATAGCGATAGTGACGCTGGTTATGCTGTTAAGTTTGGGCCTGCGTACTGGGCTTATCGTCGCCAGTTTAATTCCTGCTAGCATGATCTTTGGCATTTTGATCATGTCATTTTTTAATATTAGCATCGACCAAATTTCGTTGGCGGCCTTGATTATTGCGCTAGGCATGTTAGTTGATAACGGCATCGTGATGTCCGAAAGCATTATGGTGCAAATGGGTGAGGGGAAACCGCCGATTGAGGCGGCCGTTGATTCAGCCAACGAGCTGAAAATTCCGTTATTAACCTCGTCGTTAACCACCGCAGCGGCTTTTTTGCCGATATTTTTAGCCGAATCGACTACCGGCGAATATACCGCTTCGTTATTTAAAGTGGTGACCATAACGTTATTATGTTCATGGTTGTTGTCGATGACCATTGTGCCAATGTTGTGCGTTTATTTCATGAAACCTAAATTGCAACAGCAGCGTTTTACTAGCAAGTTTTATAGCGGTTATCATCGGTTATTATCGGGTTTGTTAAAGTTTCGCTGGACCACGTTAATTGCAACCGTTGTGGTGTTCTCAGTCGCGGTGATGGGGCTTAAGTATGTCCCTAAATTGTTTTTTCCACCGTCAGATCGTGCGTACTTTAAACTTGATTTAGAGCTGCCTGTTGGTACCCGCATTGAGGCAACCGAGAAAATAGCCAAGCAGGTTGAAGCTTATCTTCGGGAAGAGTTGTTGGTTAATGAAAACCGAGAACAGGGCATTACTGACTGGGTCACTTACGTCGGTTCAGGTGGGCCAAGATTTTTGCTGACCCACAGCCCTAAACCCGCCAGTGCCCATTATGCGTTATTGGTCATTAACGTCACCTCAGATAAAGTAATTAATGGTTTAATCGAAAAAATTGATCGTTATACCTTCGATACCTTCCCCGATTTGTTGGTCAAAGCACGTAAGATTGAAAATGGCGCGCCAATCCCCAATCCGGTTGAGGTGCGATTAAGTGGTGCTAATGCCCAAGAGCTCTTTGTTATTGTCGATCAAATTAAGCAGCAATTGGCTGAAATTAATGGCCTTAAAGCGATTAATGATAACTGGGGTTTACCGATCAAGAAGTTGCAGGTCAAGATTAACCAGACTCGTGCCCGTCGGGCTGGCGTATCGTCAAAAGACATTGCTATTTCACTGCAAACGGGTCTCACTGGGCTTGAGTTAACTCAGTACCGCGAGGGTGACAATGTTATCCCGTTGGTGATGCGTTCGAGTGCTGCCGATCGCCAAGATATCGGTAAACTTGAAGCTTTGGCGGTATATTCTCAGGCCACGGGCAGCTCGGTATCACTAAAACAAGTAGCCGACATTGAAGTTGTGTGGGAGCCAGCCACTATTTTACGCCGTGATCGTTTAAAAACAGTGACCATTGGGGCGCAAATAGACAATACCATTACTGCCAGTGAAGCCTTTGCAAAACTGACTCCTTGGCTTGATCAGCAGCAACAAACTTGGCCGTTTGGTTACCGTTATGAACTGGGTGGTGAAGCCGAGTCATCGGGCAAAGCGAATCAATCTATTGCTGATAAATTGCCGATAGCGGTCTTTATTATCGTGTTGTTATTGGTGGCGCAGTTTAACTCGATTCGTAAATCAATCATTGTAATGGCAACTATTCCGTTGGGCATTATCGGTGTTACCGTTGGTTTATTAGCGGGGCAGTCATTCTTTGGATTTATGACCTTGTTAGGCATTATTTCGCTGGCGGGCATCGTGATAAACAATGCAATTGTGTTATTAGAGCGAATTGGTATCGAATTGGAACTGGGGCAAGAGGCACCGGCCTTGGCTATCGTGACCGCTTGTCAAAAACGGTTGCGACCAATCTTGCTAACCACTGCCACGACGGTGCTAGGTTTAGTGCCTTTATACCTTGGTGGCGGCGAAATGTGGGAGCCAATGGCGTTGTCAATTATCGGTGGTTTGCTGTTTTCTACTCTACTAACCCTTGGCGTGGTGCCAGTACTTTACGCCTTGTTGTTTGGTATTAAAAACACTAATAAATCAGCGTAA
- a CDS encoding amino acid ABC transporter substrate-binding protein, which translates to MTTNKKITATAVALAISALSFSQGAVASTLDTVKERGAVKCTIGNAFPGFYTIGEDNEWSGMDIDMCRAVAAAVLGDANKAKFTPVQWAQSFTSLKSGSTDIMSKGMTWTLSRDTAQGVDFLDTYFYDGQGFMVAKDLGVSSVYELKGATVCILTGTSSELNLTDFNRLHDLQLKPVVFDDSGVRNTAFFKGSCDVMTNDVSGLASARSSAQKPDDYLILPETISKEALSMAVRQNDSEWANVVKWSFAAMVQAEELGITSKNIDKVKKFTKNPVIKRFLSVEGNLYKGLKLDPDWAYNIIKQVGNYGEVFDRNLGPNSALKLDRKGTLNALWTDGGMMYSKSFR; encoded by the coding sequence ATGACAACGAATAAAAAAATTACGGCGACCGCTGTTGCCCTCGCAATTTCAGCTCTGAGCTTTAGTCAAGGCGCTGTGGCTTCAACACTTGATACTGTTAAAGAGCGGGGCGCAGTTAAATGTACTATCGGCAATGCCTTTCCTGGCTTTTATACCATAGGTGAAGACAACGAATGGAGCGGCATGGACATTGATATGTGTCGAGCTGTGGCGGCTGCCGTGTTGGGCGATGCTAACAAAGCGAAATTTACCCCGGTGCAATGGGCGCAAAGCTTTACCTCTTTGAAAAGTGGCTCAACCGATATTATGTCAAAAGGCATGACCTGGACACTGTCGCGTGATACCGCGCAAGGCGTCGACTTTTTAGATACTTATTTTTATGATGGCCAAGGTTTTATGGTGGCTAAAGATCTTGGAGTATCGAGCGTTTATGAGTTAAAGGGCGCGACGGTTTGTATCTTAACTGGGACTTCTTCTGAATTAAATTTAACCGACTTTAATCGATTACACGATCTGCAACTCAAGCCGGTAGTATTTGATGACTCGGGCGTGCGTAATACCGCTTTCTTTAAGGGCAGCTGTGACGTGATGACCAACGATGTCTCGGGGCTAGCATCTGCTCGTTCTTCGGCTCAAAAGCCAGACGACTACCTGATTTTGCCTGAGACTATTTCAAAAGAAGCATTATCGATGGCAGTTCGTCAAAATGACAGCGAATGGGCTAACGTCGTGAAGTGGTCTTTTGCGGCCATGGTGCAAGCAGAAGAGCTCGGAATTACCTCAAAAAACATTGATAAGGTTAAAAAGTTCACTAAGAATCCAGTGATTAAGCGTTTTCTTAGTGTCGAGGGTAATTTATATAAGGGCTTAAAGCTTGATCCAGATTGGGCTTATAACATTATAAAACAGGTTGGTAACTACGGTGAAGTCTTCGACCGTAATTTAGGGCCTAACTCGGCGCTAAAGTTAGATCGTAAAGGTACCCTCAATGCCTTATGGACTGACGGTGGCATGATGTATTCAAAGTCGTTCCGCTAA
- a CDS encoding LysR family transcriptional regulator, whose amino-acid sequence MDVSFEQLKSMMVFAQIVEQGSLSAAAKHIGLSRAVVSYHLKKLETQLEIKLLNRTTRSLSLTQAGDQYYQRCRIIAQQASAANQQVENYKNEPVGLLKITCPVNVGLQTIVPALNEFRQLYPKIELDVMLTDEVVNIIKEGIDLAIRGAPLPDSGLQASKLATLPTCLCGSPSYLNQYGRPNKPADLSQHNWVIYKLASGALELMKGTRSYSVAISGTISTNNAAARTAFVEGGHGLGRIPVYDAWPKIKAGSLERVLSDYQLKAIDVYGVFPPGTANTKKLRLLLNYLQDFFSKKMSINQD is encoded by the coding sequence ATGGACGTTTCATTCGAACAGCTAAAAAGTATGATGGTGTTTGCTCAAATCGTTGAGCAAGGTAGTTTAAGCGCCGCGGCGAAACATATTGGCTTGTCCAGAGCCGTAGTCAGTTACCACCTAAAAAAACTCGAAACGCAACTTGAGATCAAACTGCTAAATCGTACCACCCGTTCGCTTAGCTTAACCCAAGCGGGTGACCAATATTATCAACGCTGTCGGATCATTGCTCAGCAGGCAAGTGCAGCCAACCAGCAAGTCGAAAATTATAAAAATGAGCCCGTGGGTTTATTAAAAATAACCTGCCCAGTGAATGTCGGTTTGCAAACTATCGTGCCTGCGCTAAATGAGTTTCGCCAGCTTTACCCCAAAATCGAACTCGACGTCATGCTAACCGACGAAGTAGTTAACATTATTAAAGAAGGCATTGATTTGGCGATTCGCGGTGCGCCATTGCCAGACTCAGGGCTGCAAGCGAGCAAACTTGCGACCTTACCAACCTGCTTATGCGGTTCGCCTAGTTATTTGAATCAATATGGCCGCCCCAATAAGCCAGCCGATTTAAGCCAACATAACTGGGTGATTTATAAATTAGCGTCGGGCGCACTTGAGCTAATGAAGGGGACTAGATCTTATAGCGTTGCGATTTCAGGCACGATTAGCACCAATAATGCGGCAGCACGAACCGCCTTTGTCGAGGGTGGGCATGGCCTTGGCCGCATTCCAGTTTATGATGCGTGGCCGAAAATTAAAGCGGGCAGTTTAGAAAGAGTGCTAAGTGATTACCAACTTAAAGCAATCGATGTGTATGGTGTTTTTCCACCGGGCACCGCCAATACCAAGAAACTGAGGTTGTTACTTAATTATTTACAAGACTTCTTTAGCAAAAAAATGAGTATCAACCAGGATTAA